The following coding sequences are from one Bos mutus isolate GX-2022 unplaced genomic scaffold, NWIPB_WYAK_1.1 CTG215, whole genome shotgun sequence window:
- the RUNDC1 gene encoding RUN domain-containing protein 1 — MAAVEAAAEPVTGLAGSGPKAKDEEEEEEESLPPCEAVRWAPVGAVAEAGPGAAAFSEEAAAEEPGVVPGSPPDSPGRTLRRLRAERRRLDSALLALSSHFAQVQFRLRQVVRGAPAEQQRLLRELEDFAFRGCPHVLGYGGLEDRASDDGDGLPGDRPQLRGEDQSEQEKRERLETQREKQKELILQLKTQLDDLETFAYQEGSYDSLPQSVVLERQRVIIDELIKKLDMNLNEDLSSLSTEELRQRVDAAVAQIVNPVRVKEQLVEQLKTQIRDLEMFISFIQDEVGSPLQTGSGHCECKASGKTGSDSSRTGSSRLPPGNSKTKAEDVKRVRETGLHLMRRALAVLQIFAVSQFGCATGQIPQPLWPRGHGDRDYSPLLKRLEVSVDRVKLLALRHQAHDHVISSASLQDLSLGGKDELTVAVRKELTVAVRDLLAHGLYAPSPGMSLVMAPIACLLPAFSSAPEAMHPWELFVKYYHAKNGRAFVESPARKLSQSFALPVTGGTVVTPKQSLLTAIHMVLTEHDPFKRSADSELKALVCMALNEQRLVSWMNLICKSGSLIEPHYQPWSYMAHTGFESALNLLSRLSSLKFSLPVDLAVRQLKNIKDAF, encoded by the exons TGCCGCCGTGCGAGGCAGTGCGCTGGGCGCCAGTGGGGGCCGTGGCGGAGGCCGGGCCCGGGGCGGCGGCGTTCTCCGAAGAGGCGGCGGCCGAGGAGCCCGGAGTGGTCCCCGGCTCCCCGCCGGACTCCCCCGGCCGGACGCTGAGGCGGCTGCGGGCCGAGAGGCGGCGGCTGGATTCAGCGCTGCTTGCGCTGTCCTCGCATTTCGCGCAGGTGCAGTTCCGCTTGCGGCAGGTGGTGCGCGGGGCGCCGGCGGAGCAGCAGCGCCTCCTGCGCGAGCTCGAGGACTTCGCCTTCCGCGGCTGCCCTCACGTCCTGGGTTACGGGGGCTTGGAGGACCGCGCCAGCGATGATGGCGACGGGCTGCCGGGGGACCGACCACAGTTACGGGGCGAGGACCAG agTGAGCAGGAGAAACGGGAACGTCTGGAAACCCAAAGGGAGAAGCAAAAGGAACTGATCCTGCAGCTCAAAACCCAGCTCGATGACCTGGAAACGTTTGCCTATCAAGAGGGCAGTTATGATTCCCTTCCACAGTCCGTGGTCTTGGAAAGACAGCGG GTGATCATTGATGAGTTAATAAAGAaactggacatgaatctgaatgaAGACCTCAGCTCACTGTCCACTGAGGAGCTTCGGCAGCGTGTGGATGCCGCTGTGGCTCAAATTGTCAACCCAGTCCGAGTGAAAGAACAGCTGGTTGAGCAGCTGAAAACTCAGATCCGAGACCTCGAGATGTTCATCAGCTTCATCCAAG ATGAAGTAGGAAGCCCATTACAGACAGGGAGTGGACACTGTGAGTGCAAGGCCAGTGGGAAGACAGGAAGTGACTCCAGCAGAACTGGCAGCAGCAGACTGCCTCCAGGAAACAGCAAAA CCAAGGCAGAAGATGTGAAGAGAGTTCGGGAAACAGGGCTGCACCTGATGCGGCGAGCGCTGGCAGTGCTGCAGATCTTTGCCGTCAGCCAGTTCGGGTGTGCCACGGGCCAGATCCCACAGCCCCTGTGGCCGAGGGGCCACGGCGACAGGGACTACTCTCCCTTGCTAAAGAGGCTGGAGGTGTCAGTCGACAGAGTGAAGCTGCTTGCCCTGAGGCACCAGGCGCACGACCACGTCATCAGCTCCGCCAGCCTCCAGGACCTCTCTCTGGGAGGCAAGgatgagctgactgtggctgtgcggaaggagctgacagtggctgtGAGGGACCTGCTGGCCCACGGACTGTACGCCCCCTCACCGGGGATGAGCCTCGTCATGGCCCCCATCGCCTGTCTTCTGCCTGCCTTCTCCTCGGCCCCTGAGGCCATGCACCCTTGGGAGCTCTTTGTAAAGTACTACCACGCTAAGAACGGCCGCGCGTTCGTGGAATCCCCAGCCCGAAAGCTCTCGCAGTCTTTTGCCCTGCCTGTCACAGGAGGCACTGTGGTAACGCCCAAGCAGAGCCTGCTGACAGCCATCCACATGGTGCTGACAGAGCACGACCCTTTCAAGCGCAGTGCAGACTCGGAGCTGAAAGCCTTGGTGTGCATGGCGCTGAACGAGCAGCGTCTCGTGTCCTGGATGAACCTCATCTGCAAGTCGGGGTCGCTCATCGAGCCCCACTACCAGCCCTGGAGCTACATGGCACACACAGGCTTTGAGAGCGCCCTCAACCTGCTCAGCCGCCTCAGCAGCCTCAAGTTCAGCCTCCCTGTAGACCTGGCTGTGCGCCAGCTCAAGAACATCAAAGACGCCTTTTGA